The Vitis vinifera cultivar Pinot Noir 40024 chromosome 18, ASM3070453v1 region CCAGCAGTGTCAGCTAACTGGGCCAGTTCCTTAAGTGATTCTTCTATGCCAAAGGAATACTCCATGTCACCTTTGAGCTCAACAGCAACAAGGTATGCTTTTTCCTCAAAAACctgaaaatattattatctaTCCAATTAATTCTTTACCAGAAACAGCTTAGCAAAGATAATACATTAAGTACTAGTTCAAACTTGGCTTGATATATTGAGTAAATATGAAAGGTTAAGACAAAGATTTTGTACATTTTGTAGGAATTATATCATCTGAAGTGAAAAGGGGAGTTGGTTTTCTCCATTGGCTTActgaattattaaataaataaataaactactcTATAACTGCTCATCCCTGTTTGTGGGCATATCCATCCTTCATCTCTTTGGGAATGAATCCAAGTTCATTGATTCTCCCACtaactagaaaaaaaattaacattataGCATTCCCAACAGAGCAGGATAATATTGCTGGCCTGCTGATAATGCTTCAGATCTTATTAATAAAAGTTAGTCTATAAATCAACTAAATTCAACAAAGGGTTATCCCAATTAAATGGAGTCAGCTACATAAATCCTGTTCTATTTTTATCTAGGATTATATACAATGTTAAATCATAGTTCAAACGTAAACTCTCACAACCTCAAGAAAAATCTTAATCGGTACTACTGCTCTCTTTGCATCACTTTCCGATGGAACTGCATCCTCCTTCTCACTTGCTTAATCAGTGCTCTTCCCACTGACAACACATTTTACTTTACACAGGCATGAAAAATATCTACATACTGTTGTTTTCCTCTATGCTTTCAATTAGTTGCCAGGAAGtcagtttgaaaaaaaaaagaagattctTTTAAAGCCACTCCCCTTCAACCCATCATTGTATGATTTGAAATGTCAGCAACCCAAACACAATCATTGCTGTTCAATTTCCATTTACTTAGTGTTCTTTTGGATGCacttctaattttttgtttttaaaaatagaaagcagTAATAACTTCTACATGATTActgggatttttttttgtatacaGTAATAAATATATGTCTTCCCTAAGCTTATAGGTTTTTTGTATACGAAACTATAGTGACTTATCTTATAGTTTAATCCCTGCCTGCCTTCCTTATCCTTTCCATGTTCTATCCACACTGAGCTTAAAGAGAGACCAATTGGCAAGacaaaagcaatttttttaggGGAAAAAGGAACCATAACACATGTCGCAGGCGAGTGATTTTTTTTCTGGATTGTTGTATTAGTAATATTGAAGGTTGAATTtcagaaagaaatcaaatgaatgatcaataatccaattctaaagacAATGTGTCAGATGCATGGAAACCCTAAAAGTCCATTTCTTTTGAGTTTTCCGCATTTGCAGAAAtccatttttcctttgttttcctcCAATAACTCCTGTCAAATGTACAACttcaactttcttttattttactttgattTCGAGCACTTAAAGGGAATAGATTCTTGCTACTAAATGgaaaattaaacaataaaagtcagttctcttttcttttactttgatTTGGGCAATCAAAATTCTCTCCCAGAAACCTAAACAGAGAGTAAAGAAAATGAACCTCTCTTCCGTTACGCAGCTTGAACCTATTATCATCACTCTCTCCTTCACCTCCCTTCTTCTTAACTCTAGTGGGGGCCTTTAGGGTTTTCTCTTCCGCTTTGGTTCCTGCGACTCCATCAACCACTGCAAACACCTCTTCCTCTTTCACATCAATCACGGGCTCCGGTAGAGACAGGTCGTCGGGAGACACGAGTCCAACTCCTCGTTGGAGAACTCTGACGAGTCTGAAAGAAGTAGTGGTGTGCGTTCTGAGAGTAAAAGCAGGAATTGAACGAAGACGGACTGGAGGGAATGGAGAGTGAGGGTCGTGGACTAGAGACGAGGGAGGGATGATGGAAATAGAAGAAAAGCAAGAACTCACGGTGGCCTTCATTGCTCCTCTCCTCTCTTCTGGAAACCGCAATTTCATAACATGAAAATACTATATATTAAAATACTAGATATTTTGTGGATCCAGATTTTAAATTTGGCCCCACAAACAAAATTCATTTAGATACATTGAAAATCAAACGAATCAAATTTGAAGGAGAATACAGCCATTTTGTCGCCTTCAATTCCtcaataaaactaaaatagttttaatttggTTTGGTTGGATTGGGTAAttgattcaaattaaattatataaacatacaTAGAATTGTTAAGTCTTTCCAATTTTTAGAATAGGAAAAACACAAAAGGATTAATTTAATTGTGTTAGACTGTGAAATCTGAATCTATTCTATTGTGTTAAAATACTTGGTTGGTTGGCGAGGGTAAATGGGTAACgtcttttaaattttctttttaatgagatgaatgatgaatttgtccttattatatatttaattcttttttattttagagtttTGCTTTTTCGAGAGAGTGTCATAGCTGTTTTTGAGAGTTTTACAATTGTAATTTTTCTTGTTCCTTTTGATTAATGGATTATTAAACGTTTGTGCACTTTATGGATGTAAGGATCACATCGATAGTCGAACTATATTAAAAATCtcgtattattttttattttctgtttgtgCGTATACGTTATTTGAATCACAAATCTGATTTTCAATTTATGGaccaaagttaaaaaaataaaaaaataaagtgaatCTGAATAAGTAAGgtagttaaaaatataattacgGAATTGACCACCGattgatatttttgttatttatattcTATTATATGTGGGGGCAAATGGGCAATTATTATTTGGTGAATAAACCAACACCACTGTGATTGCCTCGGTGGCCAAAATGCACCTTAAGCATTCAAACCAGAAGTCTGTGCCTGCCCCATGTAAGGTAGTTCAAGCCATATCCTTTTTTAACTCCTCCGAATTATATTCATAATAAAGCTTTCTTTTACATTTAAAATTCGGAACAAAGTGAACAGCAATCTGCGCAGTGAGCTCAAGACCATTTGAGTCGGGTTTTTGCTACCCTTTCCATCCCTCTCCATTATCACTCGCACCTCCTTCCCTTGTGGAACTGCTCGCTACTAATGGATCCGACTCTACTGAAGACTCTGCAAACTCCTCTTTGTACATTTCTTCTATCATAGGCTTCCATAGTCTAACCCGAGCATTTATGAACCAATTTGAGACCTGAAACAACCGCTATCAGTTAAGACTAAAccattaaagcaaaaataatgGACAGAGATCAAGATTCTGGATTGTTGAGAGAGTACTTGGTTCTTAGTCAGGCCTGTCTGTGATGCCAACATTAACTTCTCAGAGTCATTTGGGTAACTGCATGAGAATCATTGATCAGTATCAATCAAATTATAGACATTAATTCAGTTTAGAGGGTCGAAGCACGTACGGGTGGAGAAAGTGTTCGAAGAGCCATGACCGAAGGATAGCCACAGAGGTCTCCGGCAATCCTCTTATGGGTCGCCATGCTTGCCGGTGGCTTTGGAACATTCCCAGCTGTTGAAGAGTCATTCGGTTGTTTCTACCCTCTTGGTCAAACAAGCTAAGTTGTGAAAATCCTGTGCTGATTTTAGGCAAATCATGGGAAAGCTTTCTTCTTGCCACATTGATTTGAGATATAATGGCATCTCTCAAGCTGCAAAAATGTCTAAACATGGCCTGAAGGGCAAGAGCAGTGTAAGACTTGGCTGCTCCCACACCTGCTATCACCTCGAAGGAGGATACCACGTCTTCCATTTGATGATAGTACTCCTCATATCTGCTCTCAACCTGAGGATCCAATGAAAACCCAAAACAAATTATGAAATACAAAGCAGTCAATTTAAATTACCAGCAAACAACAGAAGTTTTAGACTCACCTCCTCCAACAAGCCAATAAGTTTCGCTATTTCTATCTGAATATCTTGTTTTTCAGCTGATAATGATCCATTCCCACACAATTCTGCTTTTAGCTCAGAAGCAAATCCTAGAGCTCCTCTTCTGCCACTTCGGGACAACCTACCGATATATTTTTCATTGCTCAAGTCAATGGCCTTGCCACCCGCGTTAACAACTTCTTCAAGGAGGGACTGAGTTGGTCTTAAATATCTTGAGTTCCCGACTGCATTGACAAAAGACTCTGTTCCATAGGAAGTGGAACAAGAGCGATTGAGCGAGGTTGAAGGTGTAGCAAAGGCGCTACTCACATAAGAATAATCATCACACAGGCGCTCCACTCCTGGGTTGCAAGCTTCTCTTGCTTCTTCGCCAGAAAATAAGTAATTGGAGCTCACGAAGTCTGAGTTTAAGGGTCTTTGCCTGTAATGAACGGAAGGCATTAGCACATGAGAGCCTAGGGAGAGCGAGAGCCTGTGAGCTTGGTGATTGGACTCATTTGCAGCTCCAAGAAGATCCATGAAGTGTCTGGTGTGGCTGATCTCAGACTCTTCTCCTACTGCAGGAGCTTGAACAAGGTCTATTGATCTAGACATTCTTTCTCCGAGAGACTGAATGCTGGGCAAGACGCCGAGAGACTGAGGAAATGTGTTACTGCCTCTTAAATGAGATCCATAAGCATCAAAATGATGGTTTTCAAATTGGTTTGGACTCGTGAAGGAGTCAGAGATGATGAACTGGTGCAAAATGCTTGAAGTTGGGTTGGGGGATGATTCTTGGGAGACCATGGTAATCAGAGAAGCGTCTCAAGAGATTTTTGGTTGAAATTTCAGTGAGGGGAACTAAATTTTGAAGGGGGAATCCATGAGAATGAGAATCCAATTTCACTCATTTGTGGGGCTTGAGGAATGATAAACCCGAGATTTTAGAACCGTGTCTTGTCAAAGCAAACAAGTTAAAATTCCATATGAATAGACTTTGAAAGCCACAAACAATCATAAAGGCTTATGCAACAGGCCGAGACTTCTGAGTTTTTCATGTGTTCAAAACTATAGTCATTTCAGGGAGACAGACATCGGTTTATCATGCAAAAAGCCATCTAAAGGCACGACCCAACTCTGAACTGGAAaatctataataataataatgataatctGCACCTGAAACAAACAGAAATCAAGAGCCAACAAGAGAGAGTGAGTCGCTAGGCAGTAGGAATAGTTAATAATCAGCCTAAAGTTCCCAGATTCTAAGCAAAACCAAGTAATAGTATACTGAAAGAAAGCCAGTTAAGTGTAAGAGTGAAAAATCAAATTGCAAGATCTGCATACTTAAAAAGTAGCTTTGTAGAAATCATTAGAGAGTAAACCTCCAGCCTAACACGCAGGAACGAAGCAAAGAAATTCAGTGTGCCAAAAGCATGTAAAGAAGGGAAAGTACAGGGGCTGAGGGCTTAAACAGAGACAAATGGATATATTAATGACACATTTGATGACTATCTCCAAAGTCCAAACCCTGTTTGACAGAGTTGAAGTGACTAGCATACAGTAGAAGAAACccacaaaaagataaaaatgaaatccaGTCGCTTTATTAAGCAATGAACgcgaaagaaaaagaaaggaagccAAACACCAGTCTGCGAGTTCAAACAAACATACCTTGGAAGATAATAATTCAAAGAAGAAAGCAATGGTTCGCACTTCTCCCATACACACATGACacactctttttttctttcaacagGTCTAAACATATAAGCAGCAGAGCTACAGAAGCTAGAACATAGGCCTCTGCAAGTTCTCCAAAGTAGCAAAGCTAATCAGCTAGGTAAAAATGCAGAAAGTAACGGGGAAAAGATGGTCCCCCCATTCCCCTGACAACAAAACAACAAGCAAAAGCATCTACCATTCAGCTTTAATGCCTATGGTTACATTTCTTTGGGAGGCTCAAAAGTACTTTGAGCTTGAAACACTGCAACTCGctgcatctctctctctcttctcatgTTGGCAGTTGGTTCAGAGGGGGAGAGGTGGGGAAGAGCTCAATATGTTGAATTGGTCTGAGAACTGGGGCTGCTGTTAATCtgtaaaaagaaagataaaaagtgGGCTATCTTTTGCACACTCCCAGTTTTAAGATTGTCTGCTTGTGAGTCTGTAAACCATATGGGAATATCTAACTTTTTCCTGTTAGGTATTGCAGTGATACATAGAGATGTTGAAAGGACACTGAAATCACAATCTCTCAAGGGAAAGAgtgtaaaaaatgaaaatgggttGTCGCGCAGAAgggagagagagggggagagatAGGGAGGTGGGTCTGGGTGCTGTGGTTTGGTGTGCTGATATGAGACTGATTCTGTGTGTGTTTTGGGCTGGCATGTTTGGATGCTTTAGTAATGATTGCCATCTTTGTTCCTTTGGCCTCCTCCAGTTGTCACTCTCTCATTCCCTGGTTTTGTTTAATTAGCTCCAGAAACAGGCCCACCTCTCAAGATTAAAGTTGCTCCTGTATTTTCTGACCTTTCCCCCCACTACCCGTCATTTTCAATCCCCAATTTCTGCCATCTTTGTCCTCCAAATCTTGTCTTGGCAAGATCATTTTCCCTTCCCAAAATCCACACTTTCTTCCGAGGATGAATTGGATAACCTTTCTATTAACGACATTTTAGACGTTTTTACGACATCTCATTTTCAACATATATCCCGGTTTCCTTTGTTAAATATCATATCTACTTTTTACAATAACCGAACACATTGCTCCCATCTTCACTAGTGTTGATACAGAAATTTATTTGTTACTCTTGTCAAGAGTCAAGACTCCAGGGTAGTGGTTCATCGTCACTACAAAAGATCATCAAACTTCAcaaccacaacccagagtccAGATTGTTTCCATTAGATGCTGTTCAAACAAAAATAGCCCTCTGGTGGAACAATGCATCCAGGTTTCTACCAGAAAGTGTGGAAAAATAGTTGGTTTCTGGGCCAGTAACTGGAAACTAATCATCAAAGAGGTGTCTAATTATGTGGGAACCGTTTTATATATTGCCACAAGGGCTGATGAATGTTTTAGAGGTGTTTACTAGACAATGTACACTGAATCTTGAGGAATCAAGGAACATATTGCTTATCAATGAATGTTTCTCAAATGGCAACACAAGAAGAGAAATGGAATTAGGGACAAATGCAATTGTGGAAGCTAAAAAAAACATACACCAGATTGTGTTTTGGAgcatgtttctatttgaaatgtCTTCTCTAAATGCATTCTTGAGAGAATTatacttttccaaaaaaatttctataagttctttctaaattttgtcaaatattttcttcaaaaatattttttctttaatgttagaagtgttttctaaaaacactctCAAACGGACAAACCCCCGGGCATTTGTAAGATAGCATGGTTCAACCAGCAGATTGAACAGGACAAGAGGAAAGCAGACATAAAAGACAGTGGGCTAAAGAACTAACAATGAACCacaatttaaagaaaatgatactAGAGAGAGATAGAAAACAAGATTCATGGACCCAAAGAAACATTTGATAGAAACTATACTGACTCTGTGCTGAGCTATGCATTTGGAACCAAGATGAGTAACCAGAGGGCATTGgcaccaaaaaaacaaattctctGAAATCACCATAAACCAAGACACATCCAGGAAGACtggagatattaaaaaaaaggagcATTTAGTTGAGCTAAGCTTCTCTTTTAGGGCTGACGGAATGCTCTTCAAGCTCCTAAAGCTTCTGCAAAAGCCACAACGTGGCTGCAAGATCACCGGGAAGAGACATTAAACTTTAAACAACCCATATGAATGGCAGGAAAAAGGGCATAAAGTCACACGTCATCACTTCAAAACTGCAATCATCATGGAATCTCCAAACCAATACAGCACGACCCATTCATTCTTATGTCAGATTTATTTCAAATGAGATGATATATCCCACTACAAAGTATACATCAATGTCCCACTAGACAGTATCCAACAATTTCACACTAGAGAGTAAGTGTGGAACTTCCGTTATTTCACATATTACACAAGAACATATATGCACCCTATATTTACAAATGCCTAAGCTTCCACGAATCACTTTGTTATATTACAACTGGGTACCCAAATCTATTCTCATATTGCTCGTGTTCTTCACCCCTTCAAGGGTTGTTATTACgtttcctttctctttcttcttattCTAAAGATTTTTCCCTTCTCTGACAAGGTAGattttttctcataaaactGGGGGCAAGCTTTGTTTCAGACTACAAAATCATGTATGAGATGGGGTTTGCCAAACCTATGTCGCTGGTTTCCTGAATCCATGCAATTATATTCGGCAGTGTCAGGGCCCACAGAAGCAGCAATATCACCCCCTCTAATAAGGGGCCCCCCAGAAATGGATGGCACATCGCTTTCACAATGCCGCAACCCCAATGCAAGTGACACCTGACTGCCAACTCCTAGGTCACTCAACTCTGATATGTGGTATGTAGCAGCCATAAGACTCCCATCACCATTCTGGTTGGTTGGAACAAACTCATCAAGATAAAGGCTATGGTCATCCATATTAGAGCTTTGATCGCCCTGTAATTTCATTATCCCACAATCTGTGTCCACATCTCCATGGGCGCCCTTTTGAAAGCTCATTCTTGCCGTAGGCCCATTCATTTCCACATCACGCATAAAATCAGACGTCATGTTATGTGATTGACCCAGGTGGCCACCTGCAGCAGCTGTGGATGTCATAGTTTCTTGCAACTCTTCTCCCTTATCCTCAGATGCCCAGGAATCATCTCTTGGTTCTTTTGGAGGACTCTCCGGGGAAGATTTAGACTTTGTCTCTGAATCACCAATCTCTTCTTTATAAATCTCCTCAACCATGGGCTTCCAAAGACGCACCCGTGCATTTATAAACCAGTTTGCAACCTGAACCATGAGATTAGAGATCAtatcacataaaaataaagaacaagaaAAGAGGGCCAATTGTActtgtgattttgttttaagGAAATTGAAAGCATTGATTGAGTAAATGATATAAGAATCAAGCAAAGTGACAAAAAGTTCATGATGAACATGAATAGAGAACAACTACAACTTTATCGTTCCAGAAGAAAACAGAAAGTGAGGAAAGAGAACATAAATTAAACCTACAATGTTTCTTTCACACAGTTTAAGAAGCTATTCTTAGAATACTTTAGGTCCACCAGCCAGACATACATATTTAAGATACACACTCTTACTCCCTCCATTTACCTGGCTCCTGGTCAAGCCGGTCTGCCTAGCTAGCATGATTTTCTCTGAATCCTTTGGATAACTGATGAAACAAGAAATCAGGAAAGACTTAGTGGGGACAAATTTCTTTAGCGATGAacaggaaaaaaaggaaataagtgGTTCAGGAACATACGGGTGAAGAAAGTGCTCAAACAGCCATGTGCGAAGGATTGAAACAGAACTTTCAGGCAGTCCCCTCTGTGGCCTCCACGCATGTCGCATCCCACCAAACTGCTGAAGAGCTCTCTGTTGTCTGAGCTGCTGGTCTACATAGCCAAGACGAGACATTCCACCACCTAGACCATTTGGTGAAGTATCTTGCTCCCCAAGGTTTCTGCAGGTTATTCGAATCTGGCCACTGATTGCATCACGCAAACAGCGGAAGTGGCAGGAAATTCTTTGCAGGGCAAGTGCCATGTATGTTTTTGCCGCCCCAAACCCAGCTAACATGTCAAAAAAGGATCCCACAATTTGTGTCTGATCATAATACTGTTTGTATCTTTTATCTACCTACAAAAAGAGCACAGCCACAAAAAAAACTTTCTAAGTTCAGCTCAGTAAAGGGAACACCATTAAAACACAAAAGTGGGCATATCTCATGTATGGAAGGAAGGCATTTCAACCACTAAACAGCTATGTCTCAGTCTGGTCTTCACTTTTTAACCAAGGCTCCCAAGGGACTCCTAAACAAGATGATGGAAAGAGTTCACCAAACATCTAATATCCAACCCATTGGCCAGATCTCACTCTTACCCAAGCTCTGCTTTGATTAGGAAATTGTCCCAAAGCACAGAAATTTCCACTTATGAGATAAATAACATCTTATTTGGAAATCCTTTTTCTCATAACTTCATTACTTTTTATCAGTAAAGGATGACACAATGATATTactttatgaataaaaaattctgTCACTTGAGAATTTGAGGAAACATCCCCAATTTATCAACTAACTCAAGTGTTCCATATCAGAGATAATGAGAGGGAAATAAGTTCTAAAACATTGCCTTTGGGAAGTGAGGCTTGCACTAGATATTGTTAAAATtatgaatctaaaataaattCAGTAGTTCCTTGCAAGTTGTAACTCAGACAGGCATCTATGGTGCTTCAGACTACAATAGAATAAGCTGTTGCACAAACTTCCATTCCTAATCATGAAATAGCCCAGTGAATTTTCAAAAGCTATTATCTTGGTTTTATCTTCACGGATTAGGTTTTAAAAACTGATTCATAGGACATGAAAACAGAAGAAACTTAGATGGTGCAAAGTATCCAAGAATCAAGGAACTACAACCTTTTGTTACATCTGCAACTAGTTAGAAGTATCATAGCaactacaaggaaaaaaatgcCATTGGCCATTTTATTGAATCACAAGGATAAAAATAGAAACACATATCCAAACCAAAGATAGAGATTAAAAAGAGCTGCATCATTAGCACAGGACTTGGACTCACCTCATCCAACATGGACAAAAGCTTGGCTTTCTTGTGCTCCAAATCCTGCCGTTCTGTGGATGAAAGCTTACAGGAGGAATTGGTAACCAACCCATTAGGGTCTGAAGAGTTCCCAATTGGTGAGGAAAGTATAGTGCGGTTATTGGATCTCTCATCATTCTCGTTGGAGCCATTTAAACCAATCCCATGGAACTTATGGTGTTTGTCAAACTCCTGCTGCTTCAAAGTTTTTCGGACATTAACTACTTCGTCAAGCAATTGCTGTACTGACTTGAGGAATTTGGAGTTCAAGACAGTGTTTGCAGGACCAAAAGATTCATAGAGACACTGATCAGCACCAGTTACTTTAGGGATTTCTGAGTATCGAGGATTGCACAAGGCCTCTGTTTTGACAGAACTCTGATCAGTTCCTGGGAAACTAGATGGTAGGTATTCATCATTTCTAAACTCCTTAGCTTGAGAACTTTCATCACCTTCACAAGATATTGTTCTCTCCGCTGAAGATGAAACATAAGAACCAAAACGTGATGAGAGACCTGGGTTCACATACTGGTACTGAAATGAAGCCAGTGGAACTGTGGATGGTATCTGTGTGCTGAGGCTGAGAGATAATCGCTGAGGCAGGAAATTCTGTTCAGCATCTAGAATGCCTAGCTGTGTCCTTGGCACTATCTGAGGATTTCCGGTAACAAAATTGCCAGTTGGAGCACCTGTAGCATTTTTTAACTGTAGACCAACAGATTGCATACTGACATCACCTGTTGGTGGAATGTATACCACCTCATTTCTTACCCCTGCAGATGGGACTTCAACATGGTTGTGATAAGATGGAGAACTCCCAATGAAGATCCCTGAGTAGGACCCAGCAGAAGATGTCTGGTTTGGATACATCATCACATTGCCAGGAAGAAGAGGCTGTTCAGGATAAGAAGCAAGTTTTAGGTCCGGTAGATTCAAAGTTGGCAAGACTTCTCTTCGACTGTTTGACATCCTTCACTTTCTGTCTCGGATCCATCCAGTCTAAATGTGAGAGATAATAATACAACATTATGAAT contains the following coding sequences:
- the LOC100252354 gene encoding BEL1-like homeodomain protein 11 translates to MVSQESSPNPTSSILHQFIISDSFTSPNQFENHHFDAYGSHLRGSNTFPQSLGVLPSIQSLGERMSRSIDLVQAPAVGEESEISHTRHFMDLLGAANESNHQAHRLSLSLGSHVLMPSVHYRQRPLNSDFVSSNYLFSGEEAREACNPGVERLCDDYSYVSSAFATPSTSLNRSCSTSYGTESFVNAVGNSRYLRPTQSLLEEVVNAGGKAIDLSNEKYIGRLSRSGRRGALGFASELKAELCGNGSLSAEKQDIQIEIAKLIGLLEEVESRYEEYYHQMEDVVSSFEVIAGVGAAKSYTALALQAMFRHFCSLRDAIISQINVARRKLSHDLPKISTGFSQLSLFDQEGRNNRMTLQQLGMFQSHRQAWRPIRGLPETSVAILRSWLFEHFLHPYPNDSEKLMLASQTGLTKNQVSNWFINARVRLWKPMIEEMYKEEFAESSVESDPLVASSSTREGGASDNGEGWKG
- the LOC100257488 gene encoding BEL1-like homeodomain protein 7 is translated as MMYPNQTSSAGSYSGIFIGSSPSYHNHVEVPSAGVRNEVVYIPPTGDVSMQSVGLQLKNATGAPTGNFVTGNPQIVPRTQLGILDAEQNFLPQRLSLSLSTQIPSTVPLASFQYQYVNPGLSSRFGSYVSSSAERTISCEGDESSQAKEFRNDEYLPSSFPGTDQSSVKTEALCNPRYSEIPKVTGADQCLYESFGPANTVLNSKFLKSVQQLLDEVVNVRKTLKQQEFDKHHKFHGIGLNGSNENDERSNNRTILSSPIGNSSDPNGLVTNSSCKLSSTERQDLEHKKAKLLSMLDEVDKRYKQYYDQTQIVGSFFDMLAGFGAAKTYMALALQRISCHFRCLRDAISGQIRITCRNLGEQDTSPNGLGGGMSRLGYVDQQLRQQRALQQFGGMRHAWRPQRGLPESSVSILRTWLFEHFLHPYPKDSEKIMLARQTGLTRSQVANWFINARVRLWKPMVEEIYKEEIGDSETKSKSSPESPPKEPRDDSWASEDKGEELQETMTSTAAAGGHLGQSHNMTSDFMRDVEMNGPTARMSFQKGAHGDVDTDCGIMKLQGDQSSNMDDHSLYLDEFVPTNQNGDGSLMAATYHISELSDLGVGSQVSLALGLRHCESDVPSISGGPLIRGGDIAASVGPDTAEYNCMDSGNQRHRFGKPHLIHDFVV